One Paracoccaceae bacterium genomic region harbors:
- a CDS encoding WecB/TagA/CpsF family glycosyltransferase, giving the protein MEFRFGSTRIRVTHPDRAAAGREVASRLAAGRGFALATINLDHLVKLGSDEAFRAAYAAQDIVVADGNPIVWLSRLAGRPVQLVPGSDLVVPLVELAAAAGVAVAMVGSTPDALSAAARDLEGRVPGARLGPLIAPPMGFDPCGEAAAGILAELAAVGPCLCLLALGAPKQEQLAARGRHLAPQVGFASVGAGIDFLAGTQVRAPAWVRRIALEWLWRMLSAPGRLGPRYAACAAILPGQAVAALRLRQRREGGGT; this is encoded by the coding sequence ATGGAGTTCCGTTTCGGCAGTACGCGTATCCGTGTCACCCACCCCGACCGCGCGGCGGCCGGGCGAGAGGTCGCGTCAAGGCTGGCAGCGGGGCGGGGGTTCGCGCTGGCCACGATCAACCTTGACCATCTTGTGAAACTGGGCAGCGACGAGGCGTTCCGTGCGGCCTATGCGGCGCAGGACATCGTGGTGGCCGATGGCAACCCGATCGTCTGGCTGTCGCGGCTGGCCGGGCGTCCGGTGCAGCTTGTTCCGGGGTCCGACCTTGTCGTTCCCCTTGTCGAACTGGCCGCGGCCGCCGGGGTGGCCGTGGCCATGGTGGGCAGCACGCCAGATGCTCTGTCCGCGGCCGCGCGCGATCTGGAGGGCCGGGTACCGGGGGCGCGCCTCGGCCCGCTGATTGCCCCACCCATGGGCTTTGATCCGTGCGGCGAGGCCGCCGCGGGCATCCTGGCAGAACTGGCGGCCGTCGGGCCCTGCCTGTGCCTGTTGGCGCTTGGCGCACCGAAGCAGGAACAGCTGGCCGCGCGCGGGCGGCACCTGGCGCCGCAGGTCGGGTTTGCATCGGTGGGGGCGGGGATCGACTTTCTGGCCGGCACCCAGGTGCGTGCGCCCGCATGGGTGCGTCGGATCGCGTTGGAGTGGCTGTGGCGGATGCTGTCGGCGCCGGGCCGGCTCGGGCCCCGCTATGCAGCCTGCGCTGCGATCCTGCCGGGACAGGCCGTGGCCGCGCTGCGGTTGCGCCAGCGCCGGGAGGGCGGCGGAACCTGA
- a CDS encoding glycosyltransferase family 2 protein — protein sequence MHPAHPATATATAGRPEVDAVVIGRNEGERLVACLDSLGGRVRRIIYVDSGSTDDSVAAAERAGATTVQLDLSHPFTAARARNAGLAVLTADPAAAPLLQFVDGDCIVAAGWIETAATFLADRPEVTVVCGRRRERFPDASVWNRLADREWNTPPGPANACGGDAMMRRAAVEAVGGYRADLIAGEEPELCLRLRRMGGTVWRLDTEMTLHDAAMTRFSQWWQRTRRAGHAFAEGAHLHGSAPERHWLAETRRALLWGAGVPVAGLLAGLVHPVGLVILLAWPLQALRLGWRWRAEGWAGWQAAAFSILGKPAEAQGVLGFHLARLRGRRRTLIEYK from the coding sequence ATGCACCCTGCCCATCCAGCCACAGCCACAGCAACGGCCGGTCGACCCGAGGTCGATGCCGTGGTGATCGGCCGCAACGAAGGAGAGCGGCTGGTGGCCTGCCTCGACTCGCTGGGCGGACGGGTCCGGCGCATCATCTATGTCGACAGCGGATCGACGGATGACAGCGTCGCGGCAGCGGAACGTGCCGGGGCCACGACCGTGCAACTTGACCTCTCGCACCCTTTCACCGCCGCGCGGGCGCGCAACGCGGGACTTGCGGTGCTGACCGCCGATCCGGCGGCCGCGCCGCTGCTCCAGTTCGTTGACGGGGACTGCATCGTGGCTGCGGGCTGGATCGAGACCGCGGCGACGTTCCTTGCGGACCGTCCTGAGGTGACGGTTGTCTGCGGCCGGCGGCGCGAACGCTTTCCCGATGCCTCGGTCTGGAACCGGCTGGCCGACCGTGAGTGGAATACGCCCCCGGGTCCCGCCAATGCCTGCGGCGGCGATGCGATGATGCGCCGCGCCGCTGTCGAGGCGGTTGGCGGCTATCGCGCAGACCTGATCGCCGGAGAGGAACCCGAACTCTGCCTTCGCCTGAGGCGGATGGGGGGCACGGTCTGGCGGCTCGACACCGAGATGACGCTGCATGACGCGGCGATGACCCGGTTCTCGCAATGGTGGCAGCGAACCCGGCGGGCGGGGCATGCCTTTGCCGAAGGCGCACACCTGCACGGCAGCGCCCCCGAGCGGCACTGGCTGGCCGAGACCCGAAGGGCCTTGCTCTGGGGGGCAGGGGTGCCGGTGGCGGGCCTGCTGGCGGGGCTGGTCCACCCGGTCGGTCTGGTGATCCTGCTGGCCTGGCCGCTGCAGGCCCTGCGGCTGGGCTGGCGCTGGCGAGCCGAGGGATGGGCAGGGTGGCAGGCCGCGGCGTTCTCGATCCTCGGCAAACCCGCCGAGGCGCAGGGGGTGCTTGGGTTCCATCTCGCCCGACTGCGCGGCCGGCGAAGGACACTGATCGAATACAAGTGA